In a genomic window of Plectropomus leopardus isolate mb chromosome 6, YSFRI_Pleo_2.0, whole genome shotgun sequence:
- the LOC121944820 gene encoding intracellular hyaluronan-binding protein 4-like produces the protein MLPDAYGCSVANRYGDLLDDDADPFDLISKVELEKEKKKKKEDEKKGKQKKPGQKESQKDRRVPVASDCQDPVTVRKQQQRRPGLVTESGDGREEAQRNTKRAAFGERRAIRQDNPQEFSIPKPSYNADSDQWSRGGIRGRRGARGGGGGGGGYTRSSDNFNLRGKREYDRHNGTGISPEEKRGGRGPWNWGSVEEGASELMEVTSDAPVKSEESQTSAEEDNQNRAMEEEDGEMVVQVAMEMTLDEWKALQETSRSKAAFNIRKAEDKIPSKAKVIHQSKHVENLKEGNLEDIEDEGNFLRRSVNDITSLLDINFGSLGRPSRGGRGRGARSGPASRPERVKPILEKEDHLAPNPDDPEDFPALSTGR, from the exons ATGCTCCCGGACGCCTACGGCTGCTCTGTGGCGAACAGGTACGGGGATCTTCTGGATGACGATGCAGACCCGTTTGACTTGATCAGCAAAGTGGAACtggagaaggagaaaaagaaaaagaaggaggatGAGAAGAAAGGCAAGCAGAAAAAACCTGGTCAGAAGGAATCGCAGAAAGACAGGCGCGTCCCCGTTGCGTCGGATTGTCAAGACCCGGTTACAG TCCgcaagcagcagcagagacgtCCTGGACTAGTGACTGAGAGTGGAGATGGCAGAGAGGAGGCCCAGAGGAACACAAAGAGGGCTGCTTTTGGGGAACGTAGGGCCATTCGACAGGACAATCCACAGGAGTTTTCCATCCCTAA GCCTTCCTATAATGCCGACTCTGACCAATGGAGCAGAGGCGGGATCAGAGGTAGGAGAGGAGcaagaggtggaggtggaggtggaggtggataCACAAGGAGCTCTGACAACTTCAACCTAAGGGGCAAGAGAGAGTATGATCGTCACAATGGAAC GGGTATCTCtccagaggaaaagagaggaggcagaggaccCTGGAACTGGGGTAGTGTTGAAGAGGGTGCCAG TGAATTAATGGAGGTGACCTCTGATGCTCCAGTCAAATCTGAAGAATCACAAACGTCTGCAGAGGAAGACAATCAGAATAG AGCAATGGAAGAAGAGGATGGAGAGATGGTGGTCCAGGTTGCCATGGAGATGACCCTGGACGAGTGGAAGGCCCTGCAGGAGACTAGTCGTTCCAAGGCGGCGTTTAATATCCGCAAAGCTGAGGACAAGATTCCCTCTAAAGCCAAGGTCATCCACCAGTCAAAGCATGTGGAG AACTTGAAGGAGGGAAACCTGGAGGACATTGAGGATGAAGGCAACTTCCTCCGTAGGTCGGTAAATGACATCACCTCCCTTCTGGACATCAATTTTGGGAGTCTTGGACGTCCCAGTCGCGGCGGTCGGGGAAGGGGAGCACGAAGTGGCCCGGCTAGTCGCCCTGAGAGAGTCAAACCCATTCTGGAGAAG GAGGACCATCTGGCTCCTAACCCGGATGACCCGGAGGACTTTCCAGCACTATCAACAGGAAGATAA
- the znf367 gene encoding zinc finger protein 367 yields MMADNKHPHVIFCNDSPKRVLVSVIKTTPIKPRKAEALTPTSPGFSDFMVYPWKWGENAHNVTLSPGSVSGASSPTGTQTAREADADTSPDQIRDGIRRGRPRADTVRELISEGETSSSRIRCNICNRVFPREKSLQAHKRTHTGERPYLCDYPNCGKAFVQSGQLKTHQRLHTGEKPFVCSEKGCGNRFTHANRHCPKHPFSRLKREEPKEGQGKAQSVDNKAVAEWLAKYWRTREQRAPTTTKVKPQGKARAEDQEQQDPMEFLQSDEENGEEEEMAEEEKGSQGGAAKRRLQEQRERLHGALALIELANNLSA; encoded by the exons ATGATGGCCGATAACAAGCACCCGCACGTTATTTTCTGCAACGACTCGCCCAAAAGAGTGCTGGTGTCCGTTATCAAGACCACGCCGATCAAACCGAGGAAAGCGGAGGCGCTGACCCCGACAAGTCCCGGTTTCAGCGACTTCATGGTCTACCCATGGAAATGGGGGGAGAACGCCCACAATGTGACCCTGAGCCCGGGCTCAGTGAGCGGCGCCTCGTCCCCTACCGGAACCCAGACGGCCAGGGAGGCAGACGCGGATACTTCACCGGACCAAATCAGG GATGGCATCCGCAGAGGGCGTCCACGGGCTGACACTGTCCGAGAGCTCATAAGCGAGGGGGAGACTTCATCCAGCCGTATTCGTTGTAACATCTGCAACCGAGTGTTTCCCAGAGAGAAGTCTCTCCAGGCTCAtaagaggacacacacag GAGAGAGGCCCTACCTGTGTGACTACCCAAACTGTGGGAAGGCGTTTGTCCAGAGCGGCCAGCTGAAGACGCACCAGCGGCTGCACACTGGGGAAAAACCCTTTGTTTGCTCAGAGAAAG GATGTGGCAATCGGTTCACGCATGCCAACCGTCACTGTCCCAAGCATCCTTTCTCCCGTCTGAAGAGAGAGGAACCAAAGGAGGGCCAGGGGAAGGCTCAGTCTGTGGATAACAAGGCTGTGGCAGAGTGGCTGGCAAA GTACTGGCGAACCCGTGAGCAACGCGCCCCAACAACCACCAAGGTGAAGCCACAGGGCAAGGCGAGAGCAGAAGACCAGGAGCAGCAGGATCCCATGGAGTTCCTCCAGTCGGATGAAGAGAACGgtgaagaggaagagatggcagaggaggagaagggcaGTCAGGGAGGAGCCGCCAAGCGCCGCCTCCAGGAACAACGAGAGCGTCTCCACGGTGCTCTGGCACTCATTGAGCTGGCCAACAACCTGTCGGCCTGA
- the slc35d2 gene encoding UDP-N-acetylglucosamine/UDP-glucose/GDP-mannose transporter — MSADACQETAEHSGLLKLSSAVFYAGSSFLITVVNKTVLTSFRFPSYICLGIGQMITTLVVLYAAKMSKTVTFQDFDKSILFKIFPLPLLYVGNHITGLASTKKLSLPMFTVLRKFTILMTMILEVYILRKKFPKRLVYSVVAIVLGAMVAASSDLAFDVESYTFILLNDAFTAANSVYTKKKLGTEGLGKYGVLFYNALIIVIPTLLASAFTGDLHKAVTFEDWVTATFIFCFFMSCVMGFVLMYSIVLCSYYNSALTTTVVGAIKNVAVAYIGIFVGGDYLFSWTNFLGLSICMSGGLAYSYLTFIQKSSGSNGERTQELRIHIPEDPKGEYSAN, encoded by the exons ATGTCTGCCGACGCGTGTCAGGAAACCGCGGAGCACTCCGGGCTGCTGAAGCTTTCCTCCGCCGTGTTTTACGCCGGCAGCTCGTTTCTTATAACGGTGGTGAATAAAACGGTGCTCACGAGCTTCAG GTTTCCCTCCTACATTTGTCTGGGTATTGGCCAG ATGATCACCACTCTTGTTGTCCTTTATGCTgccaaaatgagcaaaactgTCACATTTCAAGACTTCGACAAAAGTATTCTCTTTAAA attttccctcttcctctgctgtATGTTGGAAACCATATAACAGGACTGGCAAGCACCAAAAAACTCAG TTTACCGATGTTTACAGTATTACGGAAATTCACAATATTAATGACAATGATCTTGGAGGTATACATACTAAG AAAAAAATTCCCAAAGCGCCTTGTGTACAGTGTTGTAGCCATAGTCCTGGGTGCCATGGTTGCTGCAAG TTCTGACCTGGCCTTCGATGTGGAGAGCTACACATTCATCCTGCTCAATGATGCTTTCACTGCTGCTAACAGTGTGTACACCAAAAAGAAACTTGGCACTGAG GGCCTTGGGAAGTATGGTGTCTTATTTTACAATGCACTAATCATTGTCATCCCCACTCTCTTGGCGAGTGCATTTACTGGGGATTTACACAAG GCTGTCACATTTGAGGACTGGGTTAcagcaacttttattttttgtttcttcatgtCCTGCGTCATGGG gtttGTGCTTATGTATTCAATAGTCCTGTGCAGCTATTATAACTCAGCACTTACTACAACTGTAGTGGGAGCAATAAAG AATGTTGCAGTGGCCTATATTGGCATCTTTGTGGGAGGAGACTACCTGTTTTCTTGGACCAACTTCCTGGGCCTCAGCATTTG tatGTCAGGTGGACTGGCGTACTCATATCTCACATTTATCCAGAAATCATCTGGAAGTAACGGAGAAAGAACTCAGGAGCTGAGGATTCACATCCCAGAGGATCCGAAAGGGGAGTACTCTGCAAACTAA